In the Flavisolibacter tropicus genome, one interval contains:
- a CDS encoding IMPACT family protein, with protein MPTFAAFMKDTYNTIEKEAVAEYKDRGSRFLAYAFPIQTAEDFKKRWKALKEEHPKAVHHCFGYRLGFDMNNFRAGDDGEPSGSAGKPILGQIDSKGLTNTAVVVVRYFGGTLLGVPGLINAYKTSTTLALQLTRILQKPVLVEYELNFDYTLMNEVMLIVKRFGCVVLENEMQLFCRTKIGVPKADEDSCLKQLKELHSLDVRKVN; from the coding sequence ATGCCTACTTTTGCGGCCTTCATGAAGGATACGTACAATACGATTGAGAAAGAGGCGGTGGCCGAATATAAAGACCGGGGAAGCCGGTTTCTGGCCTATGCCTTTCCTATACAAACTGCAGAAGACTTTAAGAAGCGTTGGAAAGCGCTGAAAGAAGAACATCCAAAAGCGGTGCATCATTGTTTTGGTTACCGCTTAGGATTTGATATGAACAATTTTCGGGCTGGTGATGATGGAGAACCTTCTGGTTCAGCCGGCAAGCCAATTTTAGGGCAGATCGATAGCAAGGGGTTGACTAATACTGCCGTAGTAGTGGTACGTTATTTTGGAGGTACATTGTTAGGAGTGCCTGGTTTGATCAATGCCTATAAAACTTCAACTACATTAGCCCTGCAGTTGACACGTATTTTGCAAAAGCCTGTACTGGTAGAATATGAGCTTAACTTCGACTATACGTTAATGAATGAGGTGATGCTGATTGTAAAACGTTTCGGTTGTGTGGTATTAGAAAATGAAATGCAGCTCTTTTGCCGGACTAAAATAGGTGTGCCAAAAGCTGATGAAGATTCCTGTCTAAAACAATTAAAAGAACTGCATTCCTTAGATGTTAGGAAAGTGAATTAA
- a CDS encoding 3-hydroxyacyl-CoA dehydrogenase family protein, translated as MKKVAVIGAGTMGNGIAHVFAQNGFSVNLIDVSQPQLDKALETISKNFDRQIAKGSIGAEIKEAAMNNITCFTTIGAGVEEVELIIEAATENVDLKLEIFKQIDVHAPANCILATNTSSISITKIASVTNRPEQVIGMHFMNPVPVMKLVEIINGYATTKEVSTTIVELSRQLGKVPCVVNDYPGFIANRILMPMINEAIYSLFEGVAGVEEIDTVMKLGMAHPMGPLQLADFIGLDVCLSILNVLHEGFGNPKYAPCPLLVNMVTAKKLGVKSGEGFYTYTAGSKDMVVSKSFKK; from the coding sequence ATGAAAAAAGTAGCTGTAATAGGTGCGGGTACCATGGGTAATGGTATTGCACACGTTTTTGCACAGAATGGTTTTTCTGTAAACCTTATTGATGTTTCTCAACCGCAGCTGGACAAAGCGCTGGAAACTATCTCCAAAAACTTTGACCGACAGATTGCAAAAGGCAGCATTGGAGCAGAAATAAAGGAGGCTGCCATGAATAATATTACCTGTTTTACTACTATAGGTGCTGGTGTTGAAGAAGTAGAATTGATTATAGAAGCCGCTACCGAAAATGTAGACCTTAAGCTGGAAATTTTTAAGCAGATAGATGTTCATGCACCAGCCAACTGCATACTTGCTACTAACACGTCTTCAATATCTATTACCAAAATAGCCTCCGTTACCAATCGTCCCGAGCAGGTAATTGGTATGCATTTCATGAACCCGGTTCCAGTAATGAAACTGGTGGAGATCATCAATGGCTATGCTACAACAAAAGAAGTATCTACTACCATTGTAGAATTAAGCCGCCAATTAGGCAAAGTACCTTGTGTAGTAAACGACTATCCTGGCTTTATTGCCAACCGCATTTTGATGCCTATGATCAATGAAGCTATCTATAGCTTGTTTGAAGGTGTGGCTGGCGTAGAAGAAATAGATACCGTAATGAAGTTAGGTATGGCCCACCCAATGGGGCCGTTACAACTAGCCGACTTTATTGGCCTGGATGTATGTCTTAGCATTTTGAATGTATTGCATGAAGGCTTCGGCAATCCCAAATATGCTCCTTGTCCCCTGTTGGTTAACATGGTTACCGCCAAGAAACTTGGTGTCAAATCTGGCGAAGGTTTCTACACCTATACAGCCGGCAGCAAAGACATGGTAGTTAGTAAAAGTTTCAAGAAATAA
- the prmC gene encoding peptide chain release factor N(5)-glutamine methyltransferase, with translation MKTGAAEQWLRQQLKNIYEENEANNIAAMAMEHITQANKMERVQRQEELLNEKQLQQLTVIEQRLHQHEPIQYVLGEAWFYNMKLFVDKHVLIPRPETEELVYWIINDVKAKGLDVFQRGSADATSQLKILDIGTGSGCIALALKNEIPRAEVWGCDVSEEALNVARRNGSELDIRVDFQGVNILDDAQQKLLPTVDIIVSNPPYIPLKDKNSMHANVLNHEPHLALFVPDNDALKFYKAIAHFAKKRLHANGLLYFEIHEDLGEAVVALLESEGYQAELKKDMQGKERMVKAERIMNKEQGMMSDE, from the coding sequence ATGAAAACAGGAGCAGCAGAACAATGGTTACGCCAGCAGCTAAAGAATATATACGAGGAAAACGAGGCTAATAATATAGCAGCCATGGCGATGGAGCACATTACACAGGCCAATAAAATGGAGCGGGTTCAAAGACAAGAAGAATTATTAAATGAAAAACAGCTGCAGCAACTAACAGTGATAGAACAGCGATTACATCAACATGAACCCATTCAATATGTTTTAGGAGAGGCCTGGTTTTACAACATGAAGCTGTTTGTAGACAAACATGTTTTAATTCCCCGCCCTGAAACTGAGGAGTTGGTGTATTGGATAATCAATGATGTTAAGGCAAAAGGTCTTGATGTATTTCAACGTGGTTCTGCCGATGCCACTTCACAACTTAAAATTCTTGACATAGGCACAGGCAGTGGCTGCATTGCTTTAGCGCTTAAAAACGAGATACCGAGAGCTGAAGTTTGGGGATGTGATGTAAGTGAAGAGGCCTTAAATGTAGCCCGTAGAAATGGTTCAGAGCTTGATATCCGGGTCGACTTCCAAGGTGTCAATATTTTGGATGACGCACAGCAAAAATTATTACCAACAGTTGATATCATTGTCAGCAACCCGCCCTATATCCCACTAAAGGATAAAAACAGCATGCATGCCAATGTGCTAAATCATGAGCCGCACCTGGCCTTATTTGTTCCGGATAATGATGCGTTGAAGTTCTATAAAGCCATTGCCCATTTTGCAAAGAAACGGCTCCACGCCAATGGCCTTCTTTATTTTGAAATACATGAAGATTTAGGAGAAGCTGTAGTAGCCTTATTAGAAAGCGAAGGATATCAAGCCGAACTCAAAAAAGATATGCAGGGGAAAGAAAGGATGGTGAAGGCGGAAAGAATAATGAACAAGGAACAAGGAATGATGAGTGATGAGTGA
- a CDS encoding ExbD/TolR family protein gives MNIRRKLKAHTEIHTGPLNDILFILLLFFLIAATLANPNVIKLSAPKSKSDTKAKQTVVVSIDANKVYYVGTARVESDSALVTALRPLIQKETQDPTVVINADKTVPIDYVVAVMRVAREMGAKSVLAVDKNGQ, from the coding sequence ATGAACATCAGAAGAAAGTTAAAGGCACATACAGAAATACATACAGGGCCATTAAATGATATCTTGTTTATCCTGTTGTTATTCTTTTTGATAGCGGCAACTTTGGCAAATCCCAACGTAATTAAGTTGTCTGCTCCAAAATCAAAAAGCGATACAAAAGCCAAGCAAACAGTGGTTGTTTCCATTGATGCGAATAAAGTTTACTATGTAGGCACCGCACGCGTAGAGAGCGACAGTGCCTTGGTTACAGCATTACGCCCTTTAATTCAAAAAGAAACACAAGACCCTACGGTTGTTATCAATGCTGATAAAACAGTTCCTATTGACTACGTGGTAGCAGTTATGCGGGTAGCTCGTGAAATGGGAGCGAAGTCGGTGCTGGCAGTAGATAAGAATGGGCAGTAA
- the ribD gene encoding bifunctional diaminohydroxyphosphoribosylaminopyrimidine deaminase/5-amino-6-(5-phosphoribosylamino)uracil reductase RibD — MYRCLQLAQLGEGSVAPNPMVGAVLVYNGRIIGEGYHRQYGQAHAEVNCINSVADEDKSLIPEATIYVSLEPCAHFGKTPPCADLIITKGIKQVVVGCRDPFSEVNGKGIEKLRAAGVSVTLGVLEKECLAINKRFFTFHTKHRPFIVLKWAQTADGKIANDDYSRVLISNAYTNRLVHLWRSQQMSILVGTNTALYDDPSLTTRLWPGKDPIRLVVDMDLRLPSTLQLFDGVTPTIVFNKHKHTLQLQKNIDWYLVGLQSYQVTEDLSLVHQITNALYQLNIQSVLVEGGTRLLQSFIDEGMWDEACVITNEKLALGEGLAAPILKNHDLVLSQIVQSDCIRSYKKLLD; from the coding sequence ATGTACCGGTGTCTGCAGTTGGCACAACTAGGAGAGGGATCCGTTGCTCCCAATCCTATGGTTGGTGCTGTGTTGGTGTATAATGGCCGCATCATAGGTGAGGGCTATCACCGCCAATATGGTCAGGCGCATGCTGAAGTGAATTGTATTAATAGTGTGGCGGATGAGGACAAGTCCTTGATACCAGAAGCTACAATTTATGTTTCATTAGAACCCTGTGCGCATTTTGGAAAAACGCCACCCTGTGCCGATCTGATCATTACAAAGGGTATTAAGCAAGTTGTGGTTGGTTGCCGCGATCCATTTAGTGAAGTCAATGGAAAAGGCATAGAGAAACTAAGAGCGGCTGGTGTATCAGTAACATTGGGGGTTCTTGAAAAGGAGTGCCTCGCTATCAATAAACGTTTTTTTACCTTTCATACCAAGCACCGGCCATTTATTGTATTGAAGTGGGCGCAAACTGCTGATGGTAAAATCGCTAATGATGATTATAGTCGTGTGCTTATCAGTAACGCCTATACGAATCGATTGGTTCATCTCTGGCGTAGCCAACAAATGTCAATTCTTGTAGGAACGAATACTGCCTTGTATGATGATCCCTCACTAACCACAAGGCTTTGGCCTGGTAAAGACCCCATTCGCCTGGTGGTAGATATGGATCTGCGTTTGCCCTCAACATTGCAGCTGTTCGATGGCGTTACTCCTACAATTGTTTTTAATAAGCATAAGCACACACTCCAGTTGCAAAAGAATATTGACTGGTATCTGGTTGGTCTTCAATCTTACCAGGTTACGGAAGATTTGAGTCTTGTGCACCAGATCACTAATGCCTTATACCAGCTAAATATACAGTCTGTGCTGGTAGAAGGAGGGACGCGACTACTACAAAGTTTTATTGATGAGGGTATGTGGGATGAGGCTTGTGTAATTACAAATGAGAAGCTGGCTCTTGGTGAAGGATTGGCAGCACCAATTTTAAAAAACCATGACTTAGTTCTCTCGCAAATAGTGCAATCAGACTGTATCCGTTCCTATAAAAAATTGCTCGACTAA
- a CDS encoding SPFH domain-containing protein, with protein sequence MNIAQWLANNWWLILIILIFFSGLFTINQGYVGVITMFGKYRRAARPGLNFKIPFLEQVMKKISVQNRSVEMEFQAVTIDQANVYFKSMLLYSVQNQDEETIKRVAFVFISDRDLMQALTRTIEGSIRAFVATKRQSEILGQRKEIVDYVKDQIDHTLEQWGYHLQDLQINDITFDKAIMDSMSKVVASNNLKAAAENEGQALLITKTKGAEAEGNAIKIAAEAEREAARLRGQGVALFRQEVARGMTEAAEQMKQANLDTNVILFSMWTEAVKNFAEYGKGNIIFLDGSADGMEKTMKQIQALMVKQAGTTHGINGV encoded by the coding sequence ATGAATATCGCACAATGGCTGGCCAACAATTGGTGGCTTATTTTAATTATCCTGATTTTTTTTAGTGGTTTATTTACAATCAACCAAGGATATGTAGGCGTTATTACCATGTTTGGTAAATACCGTCGTGCCGCCCGGCCGGGACTCAATTTCAAAATTCCTTTCCTGGAACAAGTAATGAAAAAAATATCGGTACAGAACCGATCAGTAGAAATGGAATTTCAGGCTGTAACGATTGACCAAGCCAATGTTTATTTTAAAAGCATGCTGCTTTATTCCGTTCAAAACCAAGATGAAGAAACCATTAAGCGGGTAGCTTTTGTTTTTATCAGTGATAGAGATTTAATGCAGGCATTAACCCGAACGATTGAAGGTTCTATACGTGCCTTTGTGGCTACGAAGCGGCAATCAGAGATTCTTGGACAACGAAAGGAAATCGTTGATTATGTAAAAGACCAGATTGACCATACGCTGGAGCAATGGGGGTATCATTTACAAGATCTACAGATCAATGATATTACGTTCGATAAAGCTATTATGGACAGTATGAGTAAGGTGGTGGCTTCTAACAATTTGAAAGCGGCAGCTGAGAATGAAGGACAAGCCTTATTGATTACTAAAACAAAAGGTGCTGAGGCAGAAGGTAATGCCATAAAGATTGCCGCAGAAGCCGAGCGCGAAGCGGCCCGTTTGCGTGGTCAAGGGGTGGCCCTGTTCCGCCAAGAAGTAGCACGCGGTATGACAGAGGCGGCCGAACAAATGAAGCAAGCGAACCTGGATACCAATGTGATCCTGTTCAGTATGTGGACCGAGGCTGTAAAGAATTTTGCTGAATATGGTAAAGGAAACATCATTTTCCTGGATGGCAGTGCCGATGGAATGGAAAAGACCATGAAGCAGATCCAGGCCTTAATGGTGAAACAAGCGGGAACGACACACGGAATAAACGGGGTATAG
- a CDS encoding GNAT family N-acetyltransferase, translating into MITSLHISPATTDDIPNLVRLVNSAYRGDSAKKGWTHEADLISGTERIDVASIKQMLKKPSSVILKCTDDTNTIVGCVYLDKQADKLYLGMLTVSPDIQARGIGKRLLQAADEYAQQNQLHHIIMTVINVRKELIDWYNRNGYTDTGERQPFPTDGRFGLPQTQLEFVVLQKTISAAP; encoded by the coding sequence ATGATCACCTCTCTACATATAAGCCCTGCCACAACTGATGACATTCCTAACCTTGTTCGGCTGGTTAATAGTGCCTACCGTGGGGATAGTGCCAAAAAAGGATGGACACACGAGGCCGACCTGATCAGTGGGACTGAGCGTATTGATGTTGCGTCAATTAAACAAATGCTGAAGAAACCCAGTTCGGTTATACTAAAGTGTACAGATGACACAAACACAATTGTGGGGTGCGTATACTTGGATAAGCAGGCAGATAAATTATACCTGGGTATGCTTACCGTTTCCCCCGACATCCAAGCCCGGGGCATTGGGAAACGTTTATTACAGGCAGCTGATGAATATGCCCAGCAGAATCAGCTGCACCATATTATTATGACAGTCATTAATGTTCGTAAAGAGTTGATTGACTGGTACAACCGCAACGGTTATACTGATACGGGTGAGCGCCAACCCTTTCCTACCGATGGTCGCTTTGGTTTGCCTCAAACCCAACTGGAGTTTGTCGTATTGCAAAAGACCATATCTGCCGCTCCCTAA
- a CDS encoding MotA/TolQ/ExbB proton channel family protein: MINLLQIVDTTTRIANAVAENDANKDGSISLGELLTLGGWLMVPLAVLFLATIYVFFERLMALRKASSIDSNFMNIIRDHIVNGNVTAARSFAKNTNNPVARIIDKGIQRIGKPIDNIEKSMENVGKLELYNMERNLGILSLIAGIAPMFGFLGTIVGMFQLFYKLAATGEFTIQSMANGIYTKMVTSATGLIIGLLAYIAHNYLSTQVDKTANKMEASSAEFIDILQEPTR, from the coding sequence ATGATAAACCTGCTTCAGATCGTTGATACCACTACCCGAATTGCAAATGCCGTAGCCGAAAACGATGCCAATAAAGACGGAAGTATTAGTTTAGGAGAGTTGCTGACACTCGGTGGCTGGTTGATGGTACCACTTGCTGTTTTGTTCCTGGCCACGATCTATGTCTTCTTTGAACGTCTAATGGCGTTGCGCAAGGCGTCTAGTATTGATAGTAATTTCATGAATATTATTCGTGACCATATTGTAAATGGGAATGTTACTGCAGCCCGCAGCTTTGCAAAAAATACCAATAATCCAGTGGCGCGTATCATTGATAAGGGTATTCAGCGCATTGGAAAACCAATCGATAATATCGAAAAGAGCATGGAAAATGTGGGTAAGCTGGAGTTGTACAATATGGAGCGCAACCTGGGTATTCTTTCCCTGATTGCTGGTATTGCCCCTATGTTTGGTTTCTTGGGTACCATTGTGGGTATGTTCCAATTGTTCTATAAGCTAGCCGCAACGGGTGAGTTTACCATCCAATCCATGGCTAATGGTATCTATACAAAGATGGTGACTTCTGCCACGGGTTTGATCATTGGTTTGTTAGCCTATATCGCTCATAACTATCTGTCTACCCAGGTAGACAAGACAGCCAATAAAATGGAAGCTTCCAGTGCGGAGTTTATTGATATCCTACAGGAGCCAACGAGATAG
- a CDS encoding EamA family transporter — translation MFYLLGSIVLTSYLTLSFKVVERYNIPAFQAIVFNYLTCVITGSIVNGAFPLNSESIQEPWFKWALIMGSIFISLFNVIGYTTQKLGVTVASVANRLSLVIPFAFSIYLYNEEPTWLKIVGVLLALVAVIFTCIPHKKDPTDKQKPLGLLPIILPVILFIGSGSLDTLVKYVEQSFLNESNSNAYLIASFGTASTFGLIALLIFVLKGKQRFNPYSILAGILIGVPNYFSIWCLVKVLKDSPGNSAAIIPMNNMGIVLFSSIMAALLFKEKLSIINWIGILLAIGAIALIAFG, via the coding sequence TTGTTCTATTTACTTGGATCCATTGTATTAACGTCTTATCTCACACTGTCTTTTAAGGTAGTAGAGCGCTATAATATTCCTGCTTTTCAGGCAATTGTTTTTAATTATTTGACCTGTGTGATAACGGGTTCTATTGTAAATGGCGCCTTCCCGTTAAATAGTGAATCCATTCAAGAGCCTTGGTTTAAGTGGGCCTTGATTATGGGCTCTATATTTATAAGTCTATTTAATGTCATAGGGTACACTACACAAAAATTGGGGGTAACGGTAGCGTCTGTTGCCAACAGGCTTTCATTGGTTATTCCTTTTGCTTTTTCCATTTACTTGTACAATGAAGAGCCAACATGGCTAAAAATAGTGGGGGTGCTTTTGGCGTTGGTTGCTGTAATATTTACCTGTATACCGCACAAAAAAGATCCTACGGATAAGCAAAAGCCGTTGGGTTTATTGCCTATAATACTACCTGTTATTTTATTCATTGGAAGCGGATCGTTAGATACACTGGTAAAGTATGTAGAGCAAAGCTTCTTGAATGAATCAAATAGTAATGCATACCTCATTGCTTCATTTGGTACAGCCAGCACCTTTGGTTTAATCGCCTTACTAATTTTTGTTCTTAAAGGCAAGCAACGCTTTAACCCTTACAGTATTTTAGCTGGTATATTAATTGGTGTACCCAATTATTTTTCCATCTGGTGCCTGGTTAAAGTATTGAAAGATAGCCCGGGTAACAGCGCAGCCATTATTCCTATGAACAATATGGGCATTGTACTTTTTAGCTCTATAATGGCAGCTTTACTGTTTAAAGAAAAACTATCGATTATTAATTGGATAGGAATACTTCTGGCTATTGGTGCCATTGCCTTAATCGCATTTGGTTAA
- a CDS encoding OmpA family protein, with the protein MRLVPFILLLVALKAHAQNLLVNGDFEEENICSEYKVNCAPEAWIYTVPSFIYYFKDRALAHNGEHFVALIAGHAKKPYYRTFVRSRLLCQLQRGKTYRFQCYIKSAHPILDSMGVYFSSYDFLFEKQPYQKIKPSFYFSNGKNKPTRDTGWQKISFDYIAQGNEVFIAIGNFSKRDITGPTGIPLENSFFVLFDEVELLITDPNEVLCKDWRLTRDDIYAEDERHEYQAMLMLKYKTNPPPVVPLPSATITLKVDTFLVPEIYFATNSFTVTKQTLSLLDSISKKIGAATIDSIIVNGHTDSRGTDMANCELSWRRANTVASYLQQRLHQSIISRGYGSERPVADNQTAIGRQKNRRVEILLYKRE; encoded by the coding sequence ATGCGTTTAGTACCCTTCATACTACTACTTGTAGCCCTAAAGGCACATGCTCAAAACTTGTTGGTTAACGGGGATTTTGAGGAAGAGAATATTTGTTCTGAATACAAGGTGAATTGTGCTCCGGAAGCCTGGATATATACAGTACCTTCTTTCATCTATTATTTCAAAGACCGGGCTTTAGCGCACAATGGTGAACATTTTGTGGCGTTGATTGCAGGTCATGCAAAAAAGCCTTATTACCGGACGTTTGTTAGAAGTCGCCTGCTTTGTCAGTTACAAAGGGGAAAAACCTATCGGTTCCAATGTTATATAAAGTCAGCTCATCCGATTCTTGACAGTATGGGCGTCTATTTTTCATCCTATGATTTTTTGTTTGAAAAACAGCCTTATCAAAAGATCAAGCCTTCCTTTTATTTCAGTAATGGAAAAAATAAACCAACAAGAGATACCGGGTGGCAAAAAATAAGTTTTGATTATATAGCACAAGGGAATGAAGTGTTTATAGCAATTGGCAACTTCAGTAAAAGGGATATAACAGGCCCCACTGGTATTCCTTTAGAGAATAGCTTTTTTGTGCTCTTTGATGAAGTAGAACTTTTGATTACTGATCCCAACGAAGTATTGTGTAAAGATTGGCGACTAACCCGGGACGATATATATGCAGAGGATGAACGGCATGAGTACCAGGCTATGCTAATGCTGAAATATAAAACAAACCCACCACCAGTGGTACCACTACCTTCGGCTACTATTACTTTGAAGGTGGATACTTTCCTTGTGCCAGAGATCTATTTTGCTACCAATAGTTTTACTGTTACAAAACAAACGCTAAGCCTACTGGATAGTATTTCTAAAAAGATAGGCGCTGCTACAATCGATTCTATAATAGTGAATGGGCATACAGATAGCAGGGGAACTGATATGGCAAATTGTGAATTGTCATGGCGACGAGCAAATACAGTTGCTTCTTATTTACAGCAGCGGTTGCATCAATCAATTATTAGCAGGGGCTACGGTAGTGAACGCCCAGTGGCAGATAATCAGACAGCTATAGGTAGACAAAAAAATAGACGAGTAGAGATACTATTGTATAAACGTGAATAG